The following are encoded in a window of Cydia splendana chromosome 6, ilCydSple1.2, whole genome shotgun sequence genomic DNA:
- the LOC134791236 gene encoding zinc finger protein 121-like has translation MNMCRTCLKTPADKRILELQKVIKDGNKNSFHVMLFCLDIEVIEDSKITTNLCNNCYRKIISFYKFKTRSLKNDAYLKSLEFLEPAVQLEDQKLSVYVDENGIKHENFLDPGDFGPSLMEDNTGFKIKVEIKEDESVGDIEINVKNEDTLPHPESDEEPLSVIQKVKYENVKNDCKENAPVRKKRGRLKNVKLPEKGKVKEECQVCEECGKSVRHLKVHSLLHRRKGERQMMQCKLCPKLFNTDSGRTRHYRKIHLGLTDVSKSVCDICNKEYRHLKGHVMMMHNKESLPYGCVSCPRRYMCRSALERHMAKHVGVPELLYECDICKRRFRTKNIVSNHIRKYHLNEKNYQCEICSKTFFDKQPFINHMDSHSNERRYKCKECGLGLKTQETLRKHIIVVHSDARKYPCTVCSKSFKISAYLRNHMRTHTKEKPYPCRFCDMRFRRPHHLKRHEFCIHKNMKAE, from the exons ATGAACATGTGCAGAACCTGCCTTAAAACTCCAGCTGATAAGCGTATTTTGGAGCTGCAAAAGGTCATAAAAGATGGCAACAAGAACTCTTTCCACGTTATGCTGTTTTGTTTAGATATAGAG GTCATCGAAGACTCTAAAATAACAAcgaatttatgtaataattgcTACAGAAAAATCATATCGTTTTACAAGTTTAAGACTCGATCCCTAAAAAATGATGCATATTTAAAGTCTCTAGAGTTTCTAGAGCCAGCTGTGCAGTTGGAAGATCAGAAATTGTCTGTGTATGTGGATGAAAACGGAATTAAACACGAGAATTTCTTAGATCCTGGTGATTTTGGCCCCAGTCTCATGGAAGACAATACaggatttaaaataaaagtagagATTAAGGAAGACGAGTCAGTAGGAGATATTGAAATAAATGTTAAGAATGAAGACACATTGCCACATCCAGAATCAGATGAAGAGCCGTTGAGTGTGATACAGAAGGTTAAATATGAAAATGTTAAAAATGATTGTAAAGAAAATG CTCCAGTACGCAAAAAACGTGGACGtctcaaaaatgtaaaattaccAGAAAAAGGAAAGGTGAAAGAAGAGTGTCAAGTGTGCGAGGAGTGTGGCAAGTCCGTCCGTCACCTTAAGGTTCATTCCCTTCTTCACCGGCGAAAGGGTGAGAGGCAGATGATGCAGTGTAAGCTCTGCCCAAAGCTCTTCAATACTGACTCAGGTCGAACCAGACATTACCGTAAAATCCACTTAGGCTTAACTGATGTAAGCAAATCTGTATGTGATATTTGTAATAAAGAGTACAGACATCTGAAGGGACATGTAATGATGATGCATAATAAGGAAAGTTTACCATATGGCTGTGTGTCGTGCCCGCGTCGGTACATGTGCCGCTCGGCGCTTGAAAGACATATGGCCAAGCATGTTGGTGTGCCCGAGCTTCTATATGAGTGTGATATATGCAAAAGAAGGTTCCGCACCAAGAATATTGTGTCAAATCATAT ACGGAAGTACCATTTAAATGAAAAGAATTATCAATGTGAAATTTGTTCGAAAACTTTTTTCGATAAACAACCATTTATTAATCATATGGA CTCGCACTCTAACGAGCGACGATACAAATGCAAGGAGTGCGGCCTAGGGCTCAAGACACAGGAAACGCTTCGAAAACACATTATTGTGGTTCACAGCGACGCCAGGAAGTACCCGTGTACAGTGTGCAGCAAGAGCTTCAAGATATCAGC GTACCTCAGGAACCACATGCGAACACACACGAAGGAGAAGCCTTATCCGTGCCGATTCTGCGACATGCGCTTCCGCCGCCCACACCACCTCAAGCGACACGAGTTCTGCATTCACAAGAATATGAAAGCCGAATGA